The following nucleotide sequence is from Methanothermobacter sp..
GCAAATTATGACCTCCTCATAGAGAGCACAAGGATATGCTTCCTGGTGTTCGGGGTCCTGTGTTTCATAGGGGTTTTTGCTGCAACAGCCCCCAGGAACGATGGTTGATGAGCAGACCCTAAACTTTTCACAAAAAGTGATTTAATCTACACTTTTTTCATTTTTTGGAAAATTATTTAAACTATTTTTTATTTAATTTTTATTGAGGGGGGAAATTTTTGAAAGATGATTATCTGAAGGTTTATGTGCTATGCGCAGTGACCCTCTCATCATTCCTTGCGCCATTTATGGGTTCATCAATCAATGTGGCCCTCCCCCTTATGGGCGAGAGCCTTAATATGGGACCCTCCCAGCAGACCTGGGTTATAACGGCATTTCTTTTAACGGCGAACGTCTTTCTACTGCCATTTGGAAGGTTATCCGAGATATACGGGATAAAGAGGCTCTTCATTTCAGGTAACATCATATTCATTACAGCATCAGTTCTCTGTGCAATGGCACCTGATGCAACCTCAATCATCCTTTTCAGGGCATTTCAGGGAATCGGGGCCTCCATGGTACTGGTAACAAGGCTTTCTCTTATATCAATGGTGTTCCCTGCATCTGAACGTGGGAGGGCCATAGGTGTGAATACCGCGGCAATAGATATGGGTCTCTTTGCCGGTCCCATCCTGGGAGGTTTTCTGGCAGAGATCATGGGATGGGAGTCCATATTCTTATTCACGGTTCCAGTGGGAATCCTTGTTGTACTCATCTCGCTATCCAGAATTGATGATGAGTGGATGGCTGGTGGAAGCAGAAAATTTGATCTTGAGGGGTCACTCACCTACTGCACATCACTTTTTCTCTTCATTCAGGGATTCTCAACACTTGCAAGTATAAGGGGAGTTCTGCTCCTCGTTCTAAGTTTTCTGGCG
It contains:
- a CDS encoding MFS transporter — its product is MKDDYLKVYVLCAVTLSSFLAPFMGSSINVALPLMGESLNMGPSQQTWVITAFLLTANVFLLPFGRLSEIYGIKRLFISGNIIFITASVLCAMAPDATSIILFRAFQGIGASMVLVTRLSLISMVFPASERGRAIGVNTAAIDMGLFAGPILGGFLAEIMGWESIFLFTVPVGILVVLISLSRIDDEWMAGGSRKFDLEGSLTYCTSLFLFIQGFSTLASIRGVLLLVLSFLAFSLFIKTEAQARNPLFNVELFKNRRFSFSSLEALVVFTSTFAVSLLLSYHLQYVRGLSPSASGLILIVQPLMMALIAPLAGRMADMVKPHILTSAGMVLIFMALMGFATLGPDTPETAVIMGLMVLGTGMGLFSSPNTTKIMCSVKRDHAGVASATVTSVRLIGQAFSMGTVTLIFAFLMGSVSVSPANYGILMESTRICFLLFGIICFIGLFATTIHRNSYK